The following coding sequences are from one Oncorhynchus clarkii lewisi isolate Uvic-CL-2024 chromosome 20, UVic_Ocla_1.0, whole genome shotgun sequence window:
- the LOC139376607 gene encoding uncharacterized protein, translating to MDGLVQSLTSDACGGLGAVHTDMVASLHGISTPQSLQYLHSTVSTLSLLPSLHGISTPQPPRYLHSPVSTVSLLPSLHGISTPQPLQCLPFPASTVSPLPSLYSVSPSQPPRYLHSPASTVSPLPSLHGISTPQSLQCLSFPASMVSPLPSLHGISTPQSLQCLSFPASMVSPLPSLYSVSPSRHPQCLHSPSSTVSPLPSLHGISNPQSLQCLPFPASMVSPIPSLYSVSPSQPPQYLHSPASTVSPLPGIHSVSTPQPLQCLHSPASTVSPLPSLYSVSTPQPLQCLHSPASTVSPLPSLYSVSTPQPLQCLHSPASTVSPLPSLYGISTPQPLRHYSVSTPQPLQCLHSPASTVSPLPSLYSVSTPQPLQCLHSPASTVSPLPSLYSISTPQPLRYLHSPASTVSPLPSLYSISTPQSLQYLHSLASTVSPLPSLYSISTPQTLQYLHSPDTTVSPLPSIHGISTPQSLQCLPFPASMVSPLPSLYSISTPQSLQCLPFPASMVSPLPSLHDTFSGGEVFWRFSGSAPQSSLSIVSKTWDTQYKTWDTQYKTWDTQYKTWDTQYKTWDTQYKTWDTQYKTWDKLYKWMCTVHSSQTYYDGFV from the exons CCTCCATGgtatctccactccccagtctctACAGTATCTCCACTCCACAGTCTCTACACTGTCTCTCCTTCCCAGCCTCCATGGTATCTCCACTCCCCAGCCTCCACGgtatctccactccccagtctctACAGTGTCTCTCCTTCCCAGCCTCCACGGTATCTCCACTCCCCAGCCTCTACAGTGTCTCCCCTTCCCAGCCTCCACGgtatctccactccccagtctctACAGTGTCTCTCCTTCCCAGCCTCCACGGTATCTCCACTCCCCAGCCTCTACAGTGTCTCCCCTTCCCAGCCTCCACGgtatctccactccccagtctctACAGTGTCTCTCCTTCCCAGCCTCCATGGTATCTCCACTCCCCAGCCTCCACGgtatctccactccccagtctctACAGTGTCTCTCCTTCCCAGCCTCCATGgtatctccactccccagtctctACAGTGTCTCCCCTTCCCGGCATCCACAGTGCCTCCACTCCCCATCCTCTACAGTGTCTCCCCTTCCCAGCCTCCATGGTATCTCCAATCCCCAGTCTCTACAGTGTCTCCCCTTCCCAGCCTCCATGGTATCTCCAATCCCCAGCCTCTACAGTGTCTCCCCTTCCCAGCCTCCACAGTATCTCCACTCCCCGGCCTCTACAGTGTCTCCCCTTCCCGGCATCCACAGTGTCTCCACTCCCCAGCCTCTACAGTGTCTCCACTCCCCAGCCTCTACAGTGTCTCCACTCCCCAGCCTCTACAGTGTCTCCACTCCCCAGCCTCTACAGTGTCTCCACTCCCCAGCCTCTACAGTGTCTCCACTCCCCAGCCTCTACAGTGTCTCCACTCCCCAGCCTCTACAGTGTCTCCACTCCCCAGCCTCTACAGTATCTCCACTCCCCAGCCTCTACGGTATCTCCACTCCCCAGCCTCTACG ACACTACAGTGTCTCCACTCCCCAGCCTCTACAGTGTCTCCACTCCCCAGCCTCTACAGTGTCTCCACTCCCCAGCCTCTACAGTGTCTCCACTCCCCAGCCTCTACAGTGTCTCCACTCCCCAGCCTCTACAGTGTCTCCACTCCCCAGCCTCTACAGTATCTCCACTCCCCAGCCTCTACGGTATCTCCACTCCCCAGCCTCTACGGTATCTCCACTCCCCAGCCTCTACAgtatctccactccccagtctctACAGTATCTCCACTCTCTAGCCTCTACAGTATCTCCACTCCCCAGCCTCTACAGTATCTCCACTCCCCAGACACTACAGTATCTCCACTCCCCAGACACTACAGTGTCTCCCCTTCCCAGCATCCATGgtatctccactccccagtctctACAGTGTCTCCCCTTCCCAGCCTCCATGgtatctccactccccagtctctacagtatctccactccccagtctctACAGTGTCTCCCCTTCCCAGCCTCCATGGTATCTCCCCTTCCCAGCCTCCATG ATACTTTTTCTGGAGGGGAGGTTTTCTGGAGGTTCTCAGGTAGTGCTCCTCAGAGCTCCCTGAGCATTGTCTCCAAGACCTGGGACACGCAGTACAAGACCTGGGACACGCAGTACAAGACCTGGGACACGCAGTACAAGACCTGGGACACGCAGTACAAGACCTGGGACACGCAGTACAAGACCTGGGACACGCAGTACAAGACCTGGGACAAACTGTACAAGTGGATGTGTACTGTACATTCTTCTCAAACATATTACGAtggctttgtttaa